In Stieleria varia, one genomic interval encodes:
- a CDS encoding mechanosensitive ion channel domain-containing protein, which yields MSGLRPANMLLYFAAITIVVAGLGHIAPAQTHPQWAGNHAADKTMDPRFSHQNTQPRLPNTAIPAFTTSSRTIPTQQVSTAPVSTRQIQTQATSTQPFLDPDNRSLDSIPSRGIRPEYTTPEYTAAETAFRIAQWNRELADRSSDFIAGMAIENAVLADRLGRLAQSRGQVATRLAAANRQLADIQMDYLSVSGKLAEYGLTPTIGLLLRHRKEQLDSWQTQDNESHFARSELSRTQQEALELELLATGEGQEEVQADRLMAQSVHGSNLQNDAVLRQQVIDLLRQRTFLVNELKNQYRSYHHYLDQLDSAASATSTKTAEFRKLIDRHATWIRSGEAIGLRDVINIKSGMAALLEFRHTRQFGRDLNRKLDDDKASGIMMLAFFVAMLVIRWRLKSWLVGIGRNTKMRTSGQSRIVIAGILTLGVAGVLPLICYAFAWWLGRGIVSETLLHVASGLYAASLISLLVELPRQLLRPFGLVDKHLSVDFSTRAEAFKGWSIAGLMLVPGAFAITVLGQIDHGIWRDSLGRFLFLGMMFIVAALGHFALRPGKGFLCPALAAFGGRLATGFGHLWYALALGFPVVVGILSALGYGYTASELIKRASLSLVLVMVAGVMWKICQIGFNQLWRVLTQPKVEPRYDEYGLIDEPVVETEVNETHVVLKHQIGFLGQCLAGVAFVASFAGLWVGVIPNMGMANPVLWTVQDTVTDFAENGQGQTIATSETLTSPITLLNLLSAAAILFVAIQLSRLLPNLFDALVLQRVDYDEGMEHLILVIGRFVLFSIGCFVACRLIGMRWATIQWLMVGVTIGLGFGLQDFVRNILGGLVVLFARPVNVGDRVTVGKLTGRIASQTLRTTILSDDEGRQLQIPNKKFLSDEVTNWRGAGKLTTVSIEVSVRREERPIDMSRMLGEWAASERFALQSPGPQVTLVCVAKQTQRYELHVWTEERQNVRQLQQTLLDTVRSQLRERDLLATTQPEQPSVHAPTGGHTIDAPHSERRSGRRSA from the coding sequence ATGTCCGGTCTGCGCCCCGCGAACATGCTTCTCTATTTTGCAGCCATCACGATCGTGGTGGCTGGTCTTGGGCACATCGCTCCCGCTCAAACGCACCCTCAGTGGGCTGGCAATCACGCCGCCGACAAAACGATGGATCCGCGTTTTTCACACCAAAACACGCAACCGCGACTCCCCAACACTGCGATTCCCGCTTTCACGACCAGCAGCCGAACCATCCCAACACAGCAAGTTTCGACTGCACCAGTTTCCACCCGACAAATTCAGACTCAAGCGACTTCGACTCAACCGTTTCTCGATCCAGACAATCGCTCGCTTGATAGCATTCCCAGTCGGGGTATCCGTCCCGAATACACAACACCCGAATACACAGCGGCGGAAACCGCGTTTCGGATAGCTCAGTGGAATAGGGAACTTGCCGATCGCAGTTCGGATTTCATTGCCGGCATGGCGATCGAGAACGCAGTACTCGCCGACCGACTCGGACGGCTCGCTCAATCACGTGGTCAAGTAGCAACACGCCTCGCCGCCGCAAACCGTCAGCTTGCTGACATCCAGATGGATTACCTTTCGGTCAGCGGCAAGCTGGCCGAGTACGGGCTGACGCCAACGATCGGACTGCTGCTGCGCCACCGCAAAGAACAGTTGGACTCGTGGCAAACACAAGACAATGAGTCACACTTTGCTCGCTCCGAACTAAGCCGCACCCAGCAAGAAGCGTTGGAGCTGGAGTTGCTCGCGACGGGCGAAGGGCAAGAGGAAGTCCAAGCCGATCGCTTGATGGCTCAATCGGTACACGGATCGAACTTGCAAAACGATGCTGTGCTGCGCCAGCAAGTCATCGACCTATTGCGTCAGCGCACATTCCTGGTCAACGAGCTTAAAAACCAGTATCGCAGTTACCACCATTATTTGGACCAGCTCGATTCCGCCGCGTCGGCCACGAGCACCAAGACGGCGGAGTTCCGCAAGCTGATTGATCGACACGCGACGTGGATTCGTAGCGGAGAAGCGATCGGGCTGCGTGATGTGATCAACATCAAAAGTGGAATGGCGGCGCTGCTGGAGTTTCGTCACACGCGTCAATTCGGCCGCGACTTGAATCGCAAGCTTGACGACGACAAAGCCTCCGGCATCATGATGCTGGCTTTCTTTGTCGCCATGCTGGTGATTCGATGGCGTCTGAAAAGCTGGTTGGTCGGGATCGGGCGCAACACCAAGATGCGAACCTCCGGACAATCTCGCATCGTCATTGCGGGCATTCTGACTCTGGGTGTCGCCGGCGTACTGCCACTCATCTGCTACGCCTTTGCCTGGTGGCTCGGACGCGGCATCGTTTCCGAGACATTGCTGCACGTCGCTAGCGGACTTTACGCTGCCAGTTTGATCAGTTTGCTAGTCGAGTTGCCACGCCAATTGCTGCGTCCTTTTGGCCTGGTGGACAAACACCTCTCGGTGGACTTCTCGACGCGTGCAGAAGCCTTCAAGGGATGGTCGATCGCGGGATTGATGCTGGTGCCTGGAGCATTCGCGATCACCGTCTTGGGCCAAATCGATCACGGCATCTGGCGTGATTCTCTGGGACGCTTTTTGTTCCTCGGCATGATGTTTATCGTCGCTGCCTTGGGACACTTTGCTCTACGACCCGGCAAAGGATTCCTGTGCCCAGCGTTGGCGGCCTTCGGTGGCAGATTGGCTACCGGATTTGGACATCTTTGGTACGCCCTTGCACTTGGTTTTCCAGTCGTCGTTGGAATTCTTTCCGCATTGGGCTACGGCTACACCGCCAGTGAACTTATCAAACGAGCATCGCTGTCGCTGGTCTTGGTGATGGTCGCTGGCGTGATGTGGAAAATCTGCCAGATCGGGTTCAACCAACTGTGGCGAGTTCTAACGCAACCCAAAGTCGAACCACGCTATGACGAATACGGACTGATCGACGAACCCGTGGTGGAGACAGAAGTCAACGAGACGCATGTGGTGCTGAAGCATCAGATCGGATTCCTGGGCCAGTGTTTGGCCGGCGTCGCTTTTGTTGCCAGTTTCGCTGGACTGTGGGTCGGTGTGATCCCAAACATGGGAATGGCAAACCCGGTCCTGTGGACGGTTCAAGACACGGTCACTGATTTCGCCGAAAACGGTCAAGGACAAACGATTGCCACCTCGGAGACGCTGACCTCGCCGATCACTCTATTGAACCTTCTTTCGGCAGCCGCAATCTTGTTTGTTGCCATTCAACTCTCTCGACTGCTGCCCAATCTGTTCGACGCGCTGGTCCTGCAGCGAGTGGACTACGACGAAGGCATGGAGCATTTGATTCTGGTGATCGGACGCTTTGTACTATTCTCGATCGGATGTTTCGTTGCTTGCCGCCTGATCGGAATGCGTTGGGCGACGATTCAATGGTTGATGGTCGGAGTGACCATCGGTCTCGGTTTCGGTTTACAGGATTTTGTCCGCAACATTCTGGGTGGCCTGGTGGTTCTGTTCGCCAGACCGGTCAACGTTGGCGATCGAGTGACCGTCGGCAAGCTGACGGGACGAATCGCGAGCCAAACCTTGCGGACTACGATTCTGTCGGACGACGAAGGCCGCCAGTTGCAGATTCCGAACAAGAAATTCCTCAGCGACGAAGTGACCAATTGGCGTGGTGCGGGAAAACTGACGACGGTATCGATCGAAGTCTCCGTGCGTCGCGAAGAACGTCCGATCGACATGAGCCGAATGCTCGGCGAGTGGGCCGCATCGGAACGTTTTGCTCTGCAGTCACCCGGTCCCCAAGTCACACTCGTTTGCGTGGCCAAACAAACCCAGCGGTACGAGCTGCATGTATGGACGGAAGAACGCCAGAACGTGCGTCAGTTGCAACAAACACTGCTGGACACCGTTCGCAGTCAACTACGAGAACGTGATCTACTCGCCACAACGCAGCCCGAACAACCGTCCGTACACGCACCCACTGGCGGACACACAATCGACGCCCCTCACTCAGAAAGGCGTTCGGGACGTCGATCGGCATAG
- a CDS encoding sugar phosphate isomerase/epimerase family protein — protein sequence MSSLSRSSLSRRNFLISSSSAVLAASIASNAVAKEARPYQLGIQLYSLRGFDRDTALKHSAELGFKQVEFYSGMLSTDASDDEIAATKKQVADLGMSISAHGVNRFTKDADANRKIFEFAKKLGIPTLTADPNPESFDSLNELVKEFDIRIAIHNHGPTHRYNKAIDVLNAIEGRDERIGACADLGHYIRSGQSATEVIRLLKGRLYGIHLKDFAEMKDKTEGVILGKGHLDVKGVFDALRMVEFPANGAISLEYEENPKDPIEEIRQCVAVAKAAMA from the coding sequence ATGTCTTCACTGTCCCGGTCTTCACTGTCGCGTCGAAACTTTTTGATCTCATCGTCATCGGCTGTCCTGGCGGCCTCCATTGCGTCCAACGCCGTGGCCAAAGAGGCGAGACCCTATCAATTGGGAATCCAACTCTACTCGCTGCGGGGATTTGATCGCGACACGGCGCTGAAGCATTCAGCAGAGTTGGGTTTCAAACAGGTCGAGTTCTATTCAGGGATGCTGTCGACGGACGCATCGGACGACGAGATTGCTGCCACGAAAAAGCAAGTTGCTGACTTGGGCATGAGCATCTCTGCGCACGGGGTGAATCGATTCACGAAGGACGCCGACGCAAATCGCAAGATCTTTGAGTTCGCCAAAAAACTCGGCATTCCCACGTTGACCGCCGATCCCAATCCCGAATCGTTCGACAGTTTGAACGAACTGGTCAAGGAATTTGACATTCGAATCGCTATCCATAACCACGGCCCCACGCACCGTTACAACAAAGCGATCGATGTGCTCAATGCGATTGAAGGGCGTGACGAGAGGATTGGAGCTTGTGCCGATCTCGGGCACTACATTCGATCGGGCCAGTCGGCGACAGAAGTCATCCGATTGCTGAAAGGACGTCTGTACGGAATCCACCTCAAGGACTTTGCCGAGATGAAGGACAAGACCGAAGGCGTGATCCTAGGCAAGGGCCACTTGGACGTCAAAGGAGTGTTCGACGCTTTGCGAATGGTGGAGTTTCCTGCCAACGGCGCGATCTCGCTCGAGTACGAAGAAAACCCCAAGGACCCGATCGAAGAGATCCGCCAATGCGTTGCGGTTGCTAAAGCCGCGATGGCCTGA
- a CDS encoding sigma-70 family RNA polymerase sigma factor, whose amino-acid sequence MIQPSKAPCNDALAEQSELADDSQIISRLRAKGTEEFSALFERMRDQLKAMIAGRLDRRLHCRVDASDIVQETFVRAANGLATYLESPKVHPVVWLRLIGKHLVAETHRRHFRQKRTPDTEVRFGAEEDQLLVNFIADSLHSVHTALEREETVKRVFALMQEMPKIDREVLEMRHTEEMTLIEIADTLEIKLETAKKRYHRALGRFRELALASFNQ is encoded by the coding sequence ATGATTCAACCGTCCAAGGCCCCATGCAATGACGCGCTCGCTGAACAATCCGAACTCGCCGATGATTCTCAGATCATCTCACGGCTTCGCGCTAAAGGCACGGAGGAGTTCTCGGCGCTTTTTGAGAGAATGCGAGACCAGTTGAAAGCGATGATCGCTGGGCGACTGGATCGACGCCTGCACTGCCGCGTCGATGCGTCGGACATCGTTCAGGAAACATTTGTGCGAGCGGCAAACGGACTGGCAACGTACCTGGAGTCTCCCAAAGTGCATCCGGTCGTTTGGCTGCGACTGATCGGAAAGCATCTGGTGGCCGAAACACACCGCAGGCATTTTCGACAAAAGCGGACGCCGGATACGGAAGTCCGTTTCGGGGCGGAGGAAGACCAGTTGCTGGTCAATTTCATCGCAGATTCGCTCCACTCCGTCCACACAGCGCTGGAGCGAGAGGAGACCGTCAAGCGTGTCTTTGCATTGATGCAAGAGATGCCCAAGATCGATCGTGAAGTGCTGGAGATGCGTCACACGGAGGAAATGACGCTGATTGAGATCGCCGATACTTTGGAGATCAAGCTGGAAACTGCCAAAAAACGCTACCATCGTGCACTCGGCAGATTCCGCGAGCTTGCTTTGGCGTCATTCAATCAATAG
- a CDS encoding serine/threonine protein kinase yields MSRFTAADISFSHVADLYLAETRRGEAPSIEMLADAFPHLADEIRNQLPALGLLENTIGKKTEPPPVRPSDELGGCEIIRELGRGAVGIVYEALQVELGRKVAVKVIPMRGVDAPIAIERFELERQAMGRVEHPHIVPVYSYGHNSKHAFLVMKLIDGHSLYDLQIGNGDYRTKAHMAELTSSWEAFAELGSSVAAGLHHAHNRGMVHRDIKPANLILDTSGKCWITDFGLAKLFDYSRSLSRTGDAIGTPRYMAPEQLRGVCDARSDVYALGITLYELAAGRKVWEDQSNVSLICNRDSMSLRDIAEIRPDLPAELCKIIMKACSFSPSDRYQSANEMSVVLDRLLAGASKGDRRRRKREPDEVFRRRSRRNMVLSFAGVIGLSIGAGWIYTELKLKDQQLEQVAATQAKMPVAGSAVRLIDKLANENEGDMVDIVTEFVGESLGASGDNLQFTSPAQTEIRHQVENLSSTIKEEGLTEESLNRFLKGYRNTSLPVATKVMRLSIVVANSRLTDSEKKSAVMLLQKLAGAVVRKQIRPADVDELAIKLTGRDVKSVEEINTLQVSDTHLRTWLFGLERRLQSVPEVGPEDEQAIALEVQKAFESGFGRTPQTPGLPFDVERQ; encoded by the coding sequence ATGTCACGCTTCACTGCAGCCGATATCAGTTTTTCGCACGTTGCCGACCTGTATCTGGCGGAAACCCGTCGCGGCGAGGCACCGTCGATTGAGATGCTCGCGGATGCTTTTCCACATCTCGCGGACGAAATTCGCAACCAACTGCCGGCTCTGGGGCTTCTAGAGAATACGATCGGAAAGAAGACCGAGCCGCCTCCTGTTCGACCATCCGACGAACTCGGCGGATGCGAGATCATCCGCGAACTGGGGCGAGGCGCTGTTGGAATCGTCTACGAAGCCCTGCAGGTCGAGCTTGGGCGAAAGGTTGCCGTCAAAGTGATTCCGATGCGGGGAGTGGACGCTCCCATCGCGATCGAACGTTTTGAGTTGGAACGCCAAGCGATGGGACGTGTGGAACATCCGCACATCGTTCCCGTTTATTCCTACGGCCACAATTCCAAGCACGCGTTTCTCGTCATGAAGCTCATCGACGGCCACAGCCTGTACGATCTGCAAATCGGCAACGGCGACTATCGAACAAAGGCTCACATGGCGGAGTTGACGTCGAGTTGGGAAGCGTTTGCGGAGTTGGGCAGCAGCGTCGCAGCAGGACTACATCACGCACACAATCGCGGGATGGTGCACCGAGACATCAAGCCCGCCAATTTGATCCTGGACACCAGCGGCAAGTGTTGGATCACCGATTTTGGGCTGGCAAAGTTGTTCGATTACTCGCGATCGCTGAGCCGAACGGGCGACGCGATCGGCACACCTCGCTACATGGCACCAGAGCAATTGAGAGGCGTTTGTGATGCGCGGAGTGACGTGTATGCGTTGGGGATCACCCTGTATGAACTGGCTGCGGGGCGAAAGGTCTGGGAGGACCAGTCCAATGTATCGCTGATCTGCAATCGTGATTCGATGTCATTGCGAGACATTGCGGAAATCCGTCCGGACCTACCAGCTGAGCTTTGCAAGATCATCATGAAGGCGTGTTCGTTCTCGCCCTCCGACAGGTACCAATCCGCCAATGAAATGAGCGTGGTACTGGATCGCTTGTTGGCCGGTGCTTCCAAGGGTGATCGACGGAGGCGAAAGCGTGAGCCCGACGAGGTCTTTCGTCGCCGATCTCGCCGGAACATGGTTCTGTCGTTCGCAGGAGTCATCGGACTTTCGATTGGTGCGGGATGGATCTACACGGAATTGAAGCTCAAAGATCAGCAACTGGAACAGGTTGCAGCAACACAAGCCAAAATGCCTGTTGCTGGATCGGCGGTCCGATTGATCGACAAGCTGGCAAATGAAAACGAAGGCGACATGGTGGACATCGTCACTGAGTTTGTTGGCGAGTCTTTGGGGGCGTCGGGTGACAATCTGCAATTCACGTCGCCCGCGCAAACAGAAATCCGTCATCAAGTTGAGAACCTATCCAGCACCATCAAAGAAGAGGGACTGACGGAAGAATCACTCAACCGCTTCCTAAAAGGTTACCGCAATACTTCGTTGCCGGTCGCAACAAAGGTCATGCGGCTGTCGATCGTCGTCGCGAATTCCAGATTGACAGACAGTGAGAAAAAATCTGCCGTGATGCTCCTTCAAAAGTTGGCTGGTGCTGTTGTTCGCAAACAGATCAGGCCGGCGGACGTAGATGAACTGGCCATCAAGCTGACGGGGCGGGACGTGAAGTCTGTGGAGGAAATCAATACACTACAAGTTTCGGACACGCACTTGCGTACATGGCTTTTCGGTTTGGAGCGACGTTTACAGAGCGTGCCAGAAGTCGGCCCAGAGGACGAACAAGCGATCGCATTAGAGGTACAGAAGGCGTTTGAGAGCGGATTCGGTCGCACGCCGCAAACTCCCGGTCTTCCTTTCGATGTGGAGCGACAATGA